TGAGCCGTTTATCGCCCCGGCTAGTTCAGGGGGGCGGATTATGAGTTTGCAAGATCCGACCAGCAAAATGTCCAAGTCTGATGAAAATAAAAATAATTTTATTGGCTTGCTTGATGACCCGAAAACCATCCTTAAAAAATGTAAAAAAGCGGTCACCGATTCAGGGGATGTGATTGAATACGATGTGGATAACAAACCCGGCGTATCAAATCTACTGACTATTTATTGCGTTATTAGCGGTCAGCCGATTGAACAGGTCGTCGCCCATTTTGATGGCAAGATGTATGGCCATTTAAAAGTTGAACTTGGTGAACTTATAGTGGACTACCTGGCGCCGATTCAACAGCGTTTTTATGCTATTCGTGACGATGAAACCTATTTACAAGGTGTGTTGAAAACCGGCGCTGATCAAGCCCGTGAACAAGCTCAAAAAACCCTGCGCGATGTACAGCAAACGATTGGCTTTATCCTGCCTTAAACATCAAAAAACTACGTTATAACCAGGCCTGGTTATAACGTCAGATTCTATTAAACTTTGTAATGTTTAATCCCTGACAAAACAGTTAGCAGTTTTAAAAACGCCTGGCAGGATTCGATTGAAGCGGTTTCGGACATGGTGTGATACCCGGTGGTGGGGATTTGCAGGGTGGTGCCGTGGACAAAACCATTCGAGGCTAGGGTAATTCGCCCCATCTCGGTACTGCCGAGTGATTTGGGTGGCAATCCTTTCGACACTAACTCACGATTTTGTTTTTCAACAAATGCATCTTTAAAGCTATAACTGATATCAAGCTGTTCGCATAGGTTCACTAGTTGGTCGGTCGTTTCTGTGTTGTAGTGTGCATGGTTATCTTTGCGTCGTAGTACAACCTGTTGAACATCGGCTGCTTTGCGGTCTGGATAAGGGCTGGTATCGACCACAATAAGCTGGTTGGTTGACCCCCCAAAACGTCGAAACCACTCTAATAAATAACGCCAGCTAGAGCCTGACTCCTCTTGCGCGGTAAAAAACGCGGTGCCTTCGAACCCTAGACTAAACAAATGCACGAGTAACGCAGCGGTGAGCACATTATCAAGCTGGCCGCTTAGCAAATTCCCTTCAATTTTAAGCCCATCACGAAACGCTACAGGCGTGCCTGCCACCAGATGCTCTAAGCCTTCGAGTTCAAAAATAAGGTTATTGCGAAATTCACAGATAGCGGTATTTTTAATCACCCCCGATCCACGATAAGCACCCGACCAGGGTTCATAGGCCATGACAGGGGTGGATTCAAATCGCTCACCAATTTTTTGCATCAATTCTTCACTCACGGCATTGCCAAGTAAGTCCGAACGGTGTCCAGAGACAAAGGCGGCATATTGAAATTCATTTGGGCCGGTGCAGATTAGTCCATGACGATCAATATGTGCCGAAAACATCGCACTATTAGGCTGGCGGCCTTGAGCGACCAGCAAGCCTTCGTACCAGGTTATTTTTGCGCCCCGCTCTTCTAGCTCGCGCTGCAACACACGAAAAAACGAGTGTTCTGCACCCACCACACAGGGCTGTCGGATCAAGCTTTTCAGTAAATCAATAAACTCAGCGAAGCGATGATCCATTTGTATAGCCTTTTTTTATTACTTGAAACCGCGTTATGAATAGGAACAACAATAATCCGTTACGGATTTAACCTTGATACCAAATTTAGCATGAGCGGGTACTTCAAATGATTTGCCACCCACAATGGTTTGCCAAGTGTTTGATCCAGGTAAAAGCACCTCAACTTCACCCGCCAATATTTCCATTAGTTCGTTTTCATCGGTACCAAACTCATAGTCACCCGGCATCATTATGCCCAGGGTTTTGCGAGAACCGTCTGCAAACTTTATAATGCGGCTGGTAACTTTACCATCAAAATATATATTGGCTTTTTTTACAACGCTAACACCATCAAATTGATTCATTTTTATCTCCTATTTAAGTCAAAAACAAATGAAAACTAAGTTCTTATATGGTCGGCACCAATCAGCTCGATTTGGTAACCATCAGGGTCGGCCAGAAATGCGATAAGGGTTGTACCCGCATTCATCGGTCCTGCTTCGCGTAAAATGGTGCAGCCTTTAGCTTTGGCCTCTTCGGTGGCTTGGTACACGTCTTCGACCTCAAGTGCAATATGGCCATAAGCCGTGCCCATTTCATAGTCTGTAACGCCCCAGTTATAGGTCAGTTCTAACACGGTATGATCGGCCTCATCACCATAACCCAAAAACGCTAGGGTAAACTCACCTTTTGGATAGTCTTTCTGACGCAAAAGCGTCATACCCAACACCTCGGTATAAAAAT
The nucleotide sequence above comes from Thiomicrospira sp. R3. Encoded proteins:
- a CDS encoding peptidase M42; translated protein: MDHRFAEFIDLLKSLIRQPCVVGAEHSFFRVLQRELEERGAKITWYEGLLVAQGRQPNSAMFSAHIDRHGLICTGPNEFQYAAFVSGHRSDLLGNAVSEELMQKIGERFESTPVMAYEPWSGAYRGSGVIKNTAICEFRNNLIFELEGLEHLVAGTPVAFRDGLKIEGNLLSGQLDNVLTAALLVHLFSLGFEGTAFFTAQEESGSSWRYLLEWFRRFGGSTNQLIVVDTSPYPDRKAADVQQVVLRRKDNHAHYNTETTDQLVNLCEQLDISYSFKDAFVEKQNRELVSKGLPPKSLGSTEMGRITLASNGFVHGTTLQIPTTGYHTMSETASIESCQAFLKLLTVLSGIKHYKV
- a CDS encoding pyrimidine/purine nucleoside phosphorylase, with the protein product MNQFDGVSVVKKANIYFDGKVTSRIIKFADGSRKTLGIMMPGDYEFGTDENELMEILAGEVEVLLPGSNTWQTIVGGKSFEVPAHAKFGIKVKSVTDYCCSYS
- the gloA gene encoding lactoylglutathione lyase produces the protein MRMLHTMLRVGDLQRSIDFYTEVLGMTLLRQKDYPKGEFTLAFLGYGDEADHTVLELTYNWGVTDYEMGTAYGHIALEVEDVYQATEEAKAKGCTILREAGPMNAGTTLIAFLADPDGYQIELIGADHIRT